A genomic region of Dreissena polymorpha isolate Duluth1 chromosome 4, UMN_Dpol_1.0, whole genome shotgun sequence contains the following coding sequences:
- the LOC127876815 gene encoding histidine-rich protein PFHRP-III-like, with protein sequence MTNLHDTTNHHDTTNHHLHHSTNDYHTTKHHQTTKISYGHDIHDHHTSNTNHHHDTTSHHDTANHHHTTNHHDTTNYHHMTNHHHTTNHHDTSNHHHTTNHHNITNNNHTTNHHHTTNDHDTTNIHHTTNHHHRPATITTRPTTTIRPTITT encoded by the exons ATGACCAACCTTCACGACACGACCAACCATcacgacacgaccaaccaccacctccaccactcGACCAACGACTACCACACTACCAAACACCACCAAACGACCAAGATATCATACGGACACGACATACACGACCACCATACGTCCAAT ACCAACCACCATCACGACACGACCAGCCATCACGACACGGCCAACCACCACCACACAACCAACCATCACGACACGACAAACTACCACCACATGACCAACcatcaccacacgaccaaccatcaCGACACGTCCAACCACCACCACACAACCAACCATCACAACATTACCAACAAcaaccacacgaccaaccaccaccacacgaccaacgaCCACGACACGACTAACATCCACCACACAACCAACCACCACCACAGACCAGCCACCATcacgacacgaccaaccaccaccatACGACCAACCATCACGACATGA